A genomic stretch from Sebastes fasciatus isolate fSebFas1 chromosome 23, fSebFas1.pri, whole genome shotgun sequence includes:
- the LOC141762195 gene encoding DENN domain-containing protein 2A-like isoform X1: MNTWKLYDRRRCSVIMAASKRMTITPDCIYSTVNRVKKGCAGEKSDFHIVSVENKKVGQRREVAPKLPFTQLDNLSNQREESPMMAHRRSSFDPHSNENALLVGNKLPRSNAGNIKDKISLWEGKEPTCLPTTSGPLGQCTSIKRTESLPKNSKTSDEQSAESCRRGAHKEKENFGKENVVKIGDSRPRSPVETGKQQRGTLKSSKPSENQKEKEDCGRVVHKEKQDHEKENVEKLVGSRSCSPTVAAQQQVGTLRKSNERRAAEQSSQEKRAVFTLFKNLDAMGENHGKTPPELGNYFSPPSRDKQVGQTGAVKGKQHQENVYMEPGEPPINPVPKPRRTFEHPATAPIGKSQRKETGQRNLPPLPSISTKTSSKPPSGVYGRPRGERVRDNVNRKSFEFEDLAGSTSPLFCRSPSQEHHYEDIPDSTKENPYEDIELESQCSQQSLPSSPGADTTKTSRPGFFRQNSGRSFKLLDLRRTNQSPQSTSSGGVSSPPRLSPPSTPPGPEHTSWLPGDPYSRTCRRIPTVVLRINSIFEARIGKKHLRRIYHYAETSSGRVTDENSDSESEVEERVKAHRQRLVSVQSILSQPSRAHYSGTSTRNSSLEQELHQRLLFEYFLVVSLQKSKAGARYLPEVTQQFPLKLERSFKFMRETEDQLRIIPQFCFPDSKDWEPVENYPSEMFSFVLTGEDGSRRFGYCRRLLPSGKGKRLPEVYCIVSHLGCFNLFSKVLDEVERRRALSPALVQPFMRAIMEAQFPAPGRTITIKTFLPGSGTEVMELCRPSDSRLEHVDFECLFSCLSLRLLLRVLGSLLLERRVIFTADKLSTLSQCCHAVVALLYPFVWQHTYIPVLPSAMLDIVCTPTPFIVGLLSSSLPQLTELPLEEVLVVDLGNSRFLRQLDDEDSILPSKLQSALENVLERRRELANERGGDTPGDSSHLSTVVSEAFIRFFVELVGHYPLFITGEREDGYSSSSSSPVPCSFQREGFRKAIPSKTMRRFLEVFMETQMFGWFIQERELHRQAPRGLFEVRVQEYLDSIHENEHRRVNRFLKGLGNKMKFLSKK, translated from the exons ATGAACACATGGAAACTGTACGACAGAAGGAG GTGTTCAGTGATCATGGCGGCCTCTAAAAGAATGACAATCACGCCGGACTGCATCTACTCCACTGTCAACAG GGTAAAGAAGGGCTGTGCTGGGGAGAAAAGTGATTTCCATATTGTTTCAGTGGAAAACAAGAAAGTTGGGCAAAGAAGAGAGGTGGCACCGAAACTCCCCTTCACCCAGTTAGACAACCTGAGCAACCAGAGGGAAGAATCACCCATGATGGCTCACAGGAGGTCGAGCTTTGACCCTCATAGCAATGAGAACGCTCTCTTGGTTGGCAACAAGCTCCCCAGATCCAATGCAGGCAACATCAAGGACAAGATTTCTCTGTGGGAGGGGAAGGAACCCACCTGTCTACCCACTACCTCAGGTCCTTTGGGCCAGTGCACCAGCATAAAAAGGACAGAATCCCTTCCAAAAAACAGCAAAACGTCTGATGAGCAGAGTGCAGAGAGTTGCAGGAGAGGGGCCCATAAGGAAAAGGAAAATTTTGGAAAAGAGAACGTGGTAAAAATTGGGGATTCAAGGCCTCGTTCACCTGTTGAAACTGGGAAACAGCAAAGAGGGACGCTCAAAAGCAGCAAGCCCAGTGAGAAccaaaaagagaaggaggactGCGGCAGAGTTGTCCACAAGGAAAAGCAAGATCACGAGAAAGAGAATGTAGAAAAGCTTGTGGGTTCAAGGTCTTGTTCGCCTACAGTAGCAGCTCAGCAGCAGGTGGGGACGCTGAGGAAAAGCAATGAAAGGAGAGCAGCAGAACAAAGCAGCCAGGAGAAGAGAGCTGTATTCACTCTTTTTAAAAACCTGGATGCTATGGGGGAGAACCACGGTAAAACTCCTCCAGAGCTCGGGAACTACTTCAGCCCACCGAGCAGGGACAAACAGGTGGGTCAAACTGGTGCAGTGAAAGGGAAGCAACACCAGGAGAATGTGTACATGGAGCCAGGGGAGCCCCCCATCAACCCAGTCCCCAAACCCAGACGTACCTTTGAGCATCCAGCTACCGCCCCCATCGGGAAGAGTCAGAGGAAGGAGACAGGGCAGAGGAACCTCCCCCCACTGCCCTCCATCTCTACCAAAACCTCCTCGAAACCTCCATCTGGTGTCTACGGGAGACCCAGGGGTGAGAGAGTCAGAGACAACGTCAATAG GAAGTCCTTTGAGTTTGAAGACCTCGCAGGGTCAACTAGCCCGCTCTTCTGTCGCTCACCATCTCAGGAGCATCACTACGAAGACATCCCAG ACTCGACTAAAGAGAACCCATATGAGGACATAGAGTTGGAGAGTCAGTGTTCCCAGCAGTCTTTGCCCTCCTCTCCCGGCGCCGACACTACCAAG ACCTCGAGGCCCGGCTTCTTCAGGCAGAATTCAGGCAGGAGCTTTAAGCTGCTGGATCTGCGGAGAACCAACCAGTCGCCCCAGAGCACCAGCAGCGGGGGGGTTTCATCTCCACCCCGACTCAGCCCTCCCTCAACTCCCCCTGGGCCTGAACACACTTCCTGGCTGCCTGGGGATCCCTACAGCCGCACCTGCCGCAGGATACCAACG GTTGTGCTAAGAATCAACAGCATCTTTGAGGCCCGGATCGGGAAGAAACATCTAAGAAGGATCTATCATTACGCCGAGACAAGCTCAGGCAGAG TAACAGATGAGAACAGCGACTCCGAGAGTGAAGTTGAAGAAAGAGTAAAAG CTCATCGTCAGCGTCTCGTGTCAGTCCAGTCCATACTGAGCCAGCCTAGCCGGGCCCACTACAGCGGTACCAGCACCAGAAACAGCTCTCTGGAACAGGAGCTCCACCAGCGTCTTCTCTTTGAATATTTCCTAGTGGTGTCGCTGCAGAAGTCGAAGGCTGGTGCCCGCTATCTGCCAGAGGTCACACAGCAATTCCCCCTGAAG CTGGAGCGGAGCTTCAAGTTCATGAGGGAGACGGAGGATCAGCTGAGGATCATTCCTCAGTTCTGTTTCCCTGATTCAAAAGACTGGGAGCCGGTGGAGAACTACCCAAG TGAGATGTTCTCCTTTGTTTTGACTGGAGAGGACGGGAGCAGGAGGTTCGGTTACTGCCGGCGTTTACTG CCCAGTGGAAAAGGTAAACGTCTACCAGAGGTCTACTGCATTGTCAGTCACCTCGGTTGTTTCAACCTGTTCTCCAAG gtGCTGGATGAGGTGGAGAGGCGGAGGGCTTTGTCTCCAGCCCTCGTGCAGCCTTTTATGAGAGCCATCATGGAGGCTCAGTTTCCAGCTCCAGGCAGAACCATCACCATTAAAACGTTCCTCCCTGGCTCCGGCACTGAG GTGATGGAGCTCTGTcgaccctctgactcgcgcctGGAGCATGTGGACTTTGAGTGTCTGTTCTCCTGTCTGAGTCTGCGCCTCCTCCTCCGGGTGTTGGGCTCTCTGCTGCTGGAGCGAAGGGTCATCTTCACCGCCGACAAACTCAG TACTTTGTCCCAGTGCTGCCATGCTGTCGTGGCGCTGCTTTACCCCTTTGTGTGGCAGCACACTTACATCCCCGTGCTGCCCTCGGCCATGCTCGACATCGTCTGCACTCCGACCCCGTTCATCGTTGGCCTGCTGTCCAGCTCCCTGCCTCAGCTCACCGAGCTGCCCctggaggag GTTCTGGTTGTGGATCTTGGAAACAGTCGGTTTCTCAGACAG TTGGACGATGAGGACTCCATCCTGCCGTCTAAGCTCCAGTCAGCCCTGGAGAACGTtctggagaggagaagagagctCGCtaatgagagaggaggagacacacCCGGTG ATTCTAGTCATCTCAGCACCGTTGTGTCGGAGGCCTTCATTCGTTTCTTCGTGGAGCTGGTAGGCCACTATCCACTCTTCATCACCGGCGAACGGGAAGACGgctactcctcctcttcctcctccccggTCCCCTGCTCCTTCCAGCGCGAGGGTTTCCGTAAAGCGATCCCATCTAAGACCATGCGTCGCTTCCTGGAGGTCTTCATGGAGACCCAGATGTTCGGCTGGTTCATCCAGGAGAGAGAGCTCCACAGGCAGGCTCCGAGAG GACTGTTTGAAGTGAGGGTGCAGGAGTATCTAGACTCCATCCACGAGAATGAACACCGGAGGGTTAACAGGTTTCTCAAAGGCTTGG GGAACAAAATGAAGTTTCTTTCCAAGAAATAA
- the LOC141762195 gene encoding DENN domain-containing protein 2A-like isoform X2 → MNTWKLYDRRRCSVIMAASKRMTITPDCIYSTVNRVKKGCAGEKSDFHIVSVENKKVGQRREVAPKLPFTQLDNLSNQREESPMMAHRRSSFDPHSNENALLVGNKLPRSNAGNIKDKISLWEGKEPTCLPTTSGPLGQCTSIKRTESLPKNSKTSDEQSAESCRRGAHKEKENFGKENVVKIGDSRPRSPVETGKQQRGTLKSSKPSENQKEKEDCGRVVHKEKQDHEKENVEKLVGSRSCSPTVAAQQQVGTLRKSNERRAAEQSSQEKRAVFTLFKNLDAMGENHGKTPPELGNYFSPPSRDKQVGQTGAVKGKQHQENVYMEPGEPPINPVPKPRRTFEHPATAPIGKSQRKETGQRNLPPLPSISTKTSSKPPSGVYGRPRGERVRDNVNRKSFEFEDLAGSTSPLFCRSPSQEHHYEDIPDSTKENPYEDIELESQCSQQSLPSSPGADTTKTSRPGFFRQNSGRSFKLLDLRRTNQSPQSTSSGGVSSPPRLSPPSTPPGPEHTSWLPGDPYSRTCRRIPTVVLRINSIFEARIGKKHLRRIYHYAETSSGRDENSDSESEVEERVKAHRQRLVSVQSILSQPSRAHYSGTSTRNSSLEQELHQRLLFEYFLVVSLQKSKAGARYLPEVTQQFPLKLERSFKFMRETEDQLRIIPQFCFPDSKDWEPVENYPSEMFSFVLTGEDGSRRFGYCRRLLPSGKGKRLPEVYCIVSHLGCFNLFSKVLDEVERRRALSPALVQPFMRAIMEAQFPAPGRTITIKTFLPGSGTEVMELCRPSDSRLEHVDFECLFSCLSLRLLLRVLGSLLLERRVIFTADKLSTLSQCCHAVVALLYPFVWQHTYIPVLPSAMLDIVCTPTPFIVGLLSSSLPQLTELPLEEVLVVDLGNSRFLRQLDDEDSILPSKLQSALENVLERRRELANERGGDTPGDSSHLSTVVSEAFIRFFVELVGHYPLFITGEREDGYSSSSSSPVPCSFQREGFRKAIPSKTMRRFLEVFMETQMFGWFIQERELHRQAPRGLFEVRVQEYLDSIHENEHRRVNRFLKGLGNKMKFLSKK, encoded by the exons ATGAACACATGGAAACTGTACGACAGAAGGAG GTGTTCAGTGATCATGGCGGCCTCTAAAAGAATGACAATCACGCCGGACTGCATCTACTCCACTGTCAACAG GGTAAAGAAGGGCTGTGCTGGGGAGAAAAGTGATTTCCATATTGTTTCAGTGGAAAACAAGAAAGTTGGGCAAAGAAGAGAGGTGGCACCGAAACTCCCCTTCACCCAGTTAGACAACCTGAGCAACCAGAGGGAAGAATCACCCATGATGGCTCACAGGAGGTCGAGCTTTGACCCTCATAGCAATGAGAACGCTCTCTTGGTTGGCAACAAGCTCCCCAGATCCAATGCAGGCAACATCAAGGACAAGATTTCTCTGTGGGAGGGGAAGGAACCCACCTGTCTACCCACTACCTCAGGTCCTTTGGGCCAGTGCACCAGCATAAAAAGGACAGAATCCCTTCCAAAAAACAGCAAAACGTCTGATGAGCAGAGTGCAGAGAGTTGCAGGAGAGGGGCCCATAAGGAAAAGGAAAATTTTGGAAAAGAGAACGTGGTAAAAATTGGGGATTCAAGGCCTCGTTCACCTGTTGAAACTGGGAAACAGCAAAGAGGGACGCTCAAAAGCAGCAAGCCCAGTGAGAAccaaaaagagaaggaggactGCGGCAGAGTTGTCCACAAGGAAAAGCAAGATCACGAGAAAGAGAATGTAGAAAAGCTTGTGGGTTCAAGGTCTTGTTCGCCTACAGTAGCAGCTCAGCAGCAGGTGGGGACGCTGAGGAAAAGCAATGAAAGGAGAGCAGCAGAACAAAGCAGCCAGGAGAAGAGAGCTGTATTCACTCTTTTTAAAAACCTGGATGCTATGGGGGAGAACCACGGTAAAACTCCTCCAGAGCTCGGGAACTACTTCAGCCCACCGAGCAGGGACAAACAGGTGGGTCAAACTGGTGCAGTGAAAGGGAAGCAACACCAGGAGAATGTGTACATGGAGCCAGGGGAGCCCCCCATCAACCCAGTCCCCAAACCCAGACGTACCTTTGAGCATCCAGCTACCGCCCCCATCGGGAAGAGTCAGAGGAAGGAGACAGGGCAGAGGAACCTCCCCCCACTGCCCTCCATCTCTACCAAAACCTCCTCGAAACCTCCATCTGGTGTCTACGGGAGACCCAGGGGTGAGAGAGTCAGAGACAACGTCAATAG GAAGTCCTTTGAGTTTGAAGACCTCGCAGGGTCAACTAGCCCGCTCTTCTGTCGCTCACCATCTCAGGAGCATCACTACGAAGACATCCCAG ACTCGACTAAAGAGAACCCATATGAGGACATAGAGTTGGAGAGTCAGTGTTCCCAGCAGTCTTTGCCCTCCTCTCCCGGCGCCGACACTACCAAG ACCTCGAGGCCCGGCTTCTTCAGGCAGAATTCAGGCAGGAGCTTTAAGCTGCTGGATCTGCGGAGAACCAACCAGTCGCCCCAGAGCACCAGCAGCGGGGGGGTTTCATCTCCACCCCGACTCAGCCCTCCCTCAACTCCCCCTGGGCCTGAACACACTTCCTGGCTGCCTGGGGATCCCTACAGCCGCACCTGCCGCAGGATACCAACG GTTGTGCTAAGAATCAACAGCATCTTTGAGGCCCGGATCGGGAAGAAACATCTAAGAAGGATCTATCATTACGCCGAGACAAGCTCAGGCAGAG ATGAGAACAGCGACTCCGAGAGTGAAGTTGAAGAAAGAGTAAAAG CTCATCGTCAGCGTCTCGTGTCAGTCCAGTCCATACTGAGCCAGCCTAGCCGGGCCCACTACAGCGGTACCAGCACCAGAAACAGCTCTCTGGAACAGGAGCTCCACCAGCGTCTTCTCTTTGAATATTTCCTAGTGGTGTCGCTGCAGAAGTCGAAGGCTGGTGCCCGCTATCTGCCAGAGGTCACACAGCAATTCCCCCTGAAG CTGGAGCGGAGCTTCAAGTTCATGAGGGAGACGGAGGATCAGCTGAGGATCATTCCTCAGTTCTGTTTCCCTGATTCAAAAGACTGGGAGCCGGTGGAGAACTACCCAAG TGAGATGTTCTCCTTTGTTTTGACTGGAGAGGACGGGAGCAGGAGGTTCGGTTACTGCCGGCGTTTACTG CCCAGTGGAAAAGGTAAACGTCTACCAGAGGTCTACTGCATTGTCAGTCACCTCGGTTGTTTCAACCTGTTCTCCAAG gtGCTGGATGAGGTGGAGAGGCGGAGGGCTTTGTCTCCAGCCCTCGTGCAGCCTTTTATGAGAGCCATCATGGAGGCTCAGTTTCCAGCTCCAGGCAGAACCATCACCATTAAAACGTTCCTCCCTGGCTCCGGCACTGAG GTGATGGAGCTCTGTcgaccctctgactcgcgcctGGAGCATGTGGACTTTGAGTGTCTGTTCTCCTGTCTGAGTCTGCGCCTCCTCCTCCGGGTGTTGGGCTCTCTGCTGCTGGAGCGAAGGGTCATCTTCACCGCCGACAAACTCAG TACTTTGTCCCAGTGCTGCCATGCTGTCGTGGCGCTGCTTTACCCCTTTGTGTGGCAGCACACTTACATCCCCGTGCTGCCCTCGGCCATGCTCGACATCGTCTGCACTCCGACCCCGTTCATCGTTGGCCTGCTGTCCAGCTCCCTGCCTCAGCTCACCGAGCTGCCCctggaggag GTTCTGGTTGTGGATCTTGGAAACAGTCGGTTTCTCAGACAG TTGGACGATGAGGACTCCATCCTGCCGTCTAAGCTCCAGTCAGCCCTGGAGAACGTtctggagaggagaagagagctCGCtaatgagagaggaggagacacacCCGGTG ATTCTAGTCATCTCAGCACCGTTGTGTCGGAGGCCTTCATTCGTTTCTTCGTGGAGCTGGTAGGCCACTATCCACTCTTCATCACCGGCGAACGGGAAGACGgctactcctcctcttcctcctccccggTCCCCTGCTCCTTCCAGCGCGAGGGTTTCCGTAAAGCGATCCCATCTAAGACCATGCGTCGCTTCCTGGAGGTCTTCATGGAGACCCAGATGTTCGGCTGGTTCATCCAGGAGAGAGAGCTCCACAGGCAGGCTCCGAGAG GACTGTTTGAAGTGAGGGTGCAGGAGTATCTAGACTCCATCCACGAGAATGAACACCGGAGGGTTAACAGGTTTCTCAAAGGCTTGG GGAACAAAATGAAGTTTCTTTCCAAGAAATAA
- the LOC141762195 gene encoding DENN domain-containing protein 2A-like isoform X3: protein MAASKRMTITPDCIYSTVNRVKKGCAGEKSDFHIVSVENKKVGQRREVAPKLPFTQLDNLSNQREESPMMAHRRSSFDPHSNENALLVGNKLPRSNAGNIKDKISLWEGKEPTCLPTTSGPLGQCTSIKRTESLPKNSKTSDEQSAESCRRGAHKEKENFGKENVVKIGDSRPRSPVETGKQQRGTLKSSKPSENQKEKEDCGRVVHKEKQDHEKENVEKLVGSRSCSPTVAAQQQVGTLRKSNERRAAEQSSQEKRAVFTLFKNLDAMGENHGKTPPELGNYFSPPSRDKQVGQTGAVKGKQHQENVYMEPGEPPINPVPKPRRTFEHPATAPIGKSQRKETGQRNLPPLPSISTKTSSKPPSGVYGRPRGERVRDNVNRKSFEFEDLAGSTSPLFCRSPSQEHHYEDIPDSTKENPYEDIELESQCSQQSLPSSPGADTTKTSRPGFFRQNSGRSFKLLDLRRTNQSPQSTSSGGVSSPPRLSPPSTPPGPEHTSWLPGDPYSRTCRRIPTVVLRINSIFEARIGKKHLRRIYHYAETSSGRVTDENSDSESEVEERVKAHRQRLVSVQSILSQPSRAHYSGTSTRNSSLEQELHQRLLFEYFLVVSLQKSKAGARYLPEVTQQFPLKLERSFKFMRETEDQLRIIPQFCFPDSKDWEPVENYPSEMFSFVLTGEDGSRRFGYCRRLLPSGKGKRLPEVYCIVSHLGCFNLFSKVLDEVERRRALSPALVQPFMRAIMEAQFPAPGRTITIKTFLPGSGTEVMELCRPSDSRLEHVDFECLFSCLSLRLLLRVLGSLLLERRVIFTADKLSTLSQCCHAVVALLYPFVWQHTYIPVLPSAMLDIVCTPTPFIVGLLSSSLPQLTELPLEEVLVVDLGNSRFLRQLDDEDSILPSKLQSALENVLERRRELANERGGDTPGDSSHLSTVVSEAFIRFFVELVGHYPLFITGEREDGYSSSSSSPVPCSFQREGFRKAIPSKTMRRFLEVFMETQMFGWFIQERELHRQAPRGLFEVRVQEYLDSIHENEHRRVNRFLKGLGNKMKFLSKK from the exons ATGGCGGCCTCTAAAAGAATGACAATCACGCCGGACTGCATCTACTCCACTGTCAACAG GGTAAAGAAGGGCTGTGCTGGGGAGAAAAGTGATTTCCATATTGTTTCAGTGGAAAACAAGAAAGTTGGGCAAAGAAGAGAGGTGGCACCGAAACTCCCCTTCACCCAGTTAGACAACCTGAGCAACCAGAGGGAAGAATCACCCATGATGGCTCACAGGAGGTCGAGCTTTGACCCTCATAGCAATGAGAACGCTCTCTTGGTTGGCAACAAGCTCCCCAGATCCAATGCAGGCAACATCAAGGACAAGATTTCTCTGTGGGAGGGGAAGGAACCCACCTGTCTACCCACTACCTCAGGTCCTTTGGGCCAGTGCACCAGCATAAAAAGGACAGAATCCCTTCCAAAAAACAGCAAAACGTCTGATGAGCAGAGTGCAGAGAGTTGCAGGAGAGGGGCCCATAAGGAAAAGGAAAATTTTGGAAAAGAGAACGTGGTAAAAATTGGGGATTCAAGGCCTCGTTCACCTGTTGAAACTGGGAAACAGCAAAGAGGGACGCTCAAAAGCAGCAAGCCCAGTGAGAAccaaaaagagaaggaggactGCGGCAGAGTTGTCCACAAGGAAAAGCAAGATCACGAGAAAGAGAATGTAGAAAAGCTTGTGGGTTCAAGGTCTTGTTCGCCTACAGTAGCAGCTCAGCAGCAGGTGGGGACGCTGAGGAAAAGCAATGAAAGGAGAGCAGCAGAACAAAGCAGCCAGGAGAAGAGAGCTGTATTCACTCTTTTTAAAAACCTGGATGCTATGGGGGAGAACCACGGTAAAACTCCTCCAGAGCTCGGGAACTACTTCAGCCCACCGAGCAGGGACAAACAGGTGGGTCAAACTGGTGCAGTGAAAGGGAAGCAACACCAGGAGAATGTGTACATGGAGCCAGGGGAGCCCCCCATCAACCCAGTCCCCAAACCCAGACGTACCTTTGAGCATCCAGCTACCGCCCCCATCGGGAAGAGTCAGAGGAAGGAGACAGGGCAGAGGAACCTCCCCCCACTGCCCTCCATCTCTACCAAAACCTCCTCGAAACCTCCATCTGGTGTCTACGGGAGACCCAGGGGTGAGAGAGTCAGAGACAACGTCAATAG GAAGTCCTTTGAGTTTGAAGACCTCGCAGGGTCAACTAGCCCGCTCTTCTGTCGCTCACCATCTCAGGAGCATCACTACGAAGACATCCCAG ACTCGACTAAAGAGAACCCATATGAGGACATAGAGTTGGAGAGTCAGTGTTCCCAGCAGTCTTTGCCCTCCTCTCCCGGCGCCGACACTACCAAG ACCTCGAGGCCCGGCTTCTTCAGGCAGAATTCAGGCAGGAGCTTTAAGCTGCTGGATCTGCGGAGAACCAACCAGTCGCCCCAGAGCACCAGCAGCGGGGGGGTTTCATCTCCACCCCGACTCAGCCCTCCCTCAACTCCCCCTGGGCCTGAACACACTTCCTGGCTGCCTGGGGATCCCTACAGCCGCACCTGCCGCAGGATACCAACG GTTGTGCTAAGAATCAACAGCATCTTTGAGGCCCGGATCGGGAAGAAACATCTAAGAAGGATCTATCATTACGCCGAGACAAGCTCAGGCAGAG TAACAGATGAGAACAGCGACTCCGAGAGTGAAGTTGAAGAAAGAGTAAAAG CTCATCGTCAGCGTCTCGTGTCAGTCCAGTCCATACTGAGCCAGCCTAGCCGGGCCCACTACAGCGGTACCAGCACCAGAAACAGCTCTCTGGAACAGGAGCTCCACCAGCGTCTTCTCTTTGAATATTTCCTAGTGGTGTCGCTGCAGAAGTCGAAGGCTGGTGCCCGCTATCTGCCAGAGGTCACACAGCAATTCCCCCTGAAG CTGGAGCGGAGCTTCAAGTTCATGAGGGAGACGGAGGATCAGCTGAGGATCATTCCTCAGTTCTGTTTCCCTGATTCAAAAGACTGGGAGCCGGTGGAGAACTACCCAAG TGAGATGTTCTCCTTTGTTTTGACTGGAGAGGACGGGAGCAGGAGGTTCGGTTACTGCCGGCGTTTACTG CCCAGTGGAAAAGGTAAACGTCTACCAGAGGTCTACTGCATTGTCAGTCACCTCGGTTGTTTCAACCTGTTCTCCAAG gtGCTGGATGAGGTGGAGAGGCGGAGGGCTTTGTCTCCAGCCCTCGTGCAGCCTTTTATGAGAGCCATCATGGAGGCTCAGTTTCCAGCTCCAGGCAGAACCATCACCATTAAAACGTTCCTCCCTGGCTCCGGCACTGAG GTGATGGAGCTCTGTcgaccctctgactcgcgcctGGAGCATGTGGACTTTGAGTGTCTGTTCTCCTGTCTGAGTCTGCGCCTCCTCCTCCGGGTGTTGGGCTCTCTGCTGCTGGAGCGAAGGGTCATCTTCACCGCCGACAAACTCAG TACTTTGTCCCAGTGCTGCCATGCTGTCGTGGCGCTGCTTTACCCCTTTGTGTGGCAGCACACTTACATCCCCGTGCTGCCCTCGGCCATGCTCGACATCGTCTGCACTCCGACCCCGTTCATCGTTGGCCTGCTGTCCAGCTCCCTGCCTCAGCTCACCGAGCTGCCCctggaggag GTTCTGGTTGTGGATCTTGGAAACAGTCGGTTTCTCAGACAG TTGGACGATGAGGACTCCATCCTGCCGTCTAAGCTCCAGTCAGCCCTGGAGAACGTtctggagaggagaagagagctCGCtaatgagagaggaggagacacacCCGGTG ATTCTAGTCATCTCAGCACCGTTGTGTCGGAGGCCTTCATTCGTTTCTTCGTGGAGCTGGTAGGCCACTATCCACTCTTCATCACCGGCGAACGGGAAGACGgctactcctcctcttcctcctccccggTCCCCTGCTCCTTCCAGCGCGAGGGTTTCCGTAAAGCGATCCCATCTAAGACCATGCGTCGCTTCCTGGAGGTCTTCATGGAGACCCAGATGTTCGGCTGGTTCATCCAGGAGAGAGAGCTCCACAGGCAGGCTCCGAGAG GACTGTTTGAAGTGAGGGTGCAGGAGTATCTAGACTCCATCCACGAGAATGAACACCGGAGGGTTAACAGGTTTCTCAAAGGCTTGG GGAACAAAATGAAGTTTCTTTCCAAGAAATAA